In one Sporohalobacter salinus genomic region, the following are encoded:
- a CDS encoding DUF3794 domain-containing protein yields MSYLNDLIEVVGVAECFPELCSDCDFWTQISVPENLTIPEQKPDVEQLVKVSARVEIFSKRIVKTPVSCGPNLAGNCLTGRKLIIEGHLKQKVFYVADLPEQPVHAAHFQVPFSAFIIIPSDIDSCTKFRIIPYIEDVFVKMINKRDFFKNVALFLQAKRTDCCC; encoded by the coding sequence GGGTGGCTGAGTGTTTTCCAGAGTTGTGTAGTGATTGTGATTTTTGGACTCAGATATCTGTACCTGAAAATCTCACTATTCCAGAACAGAAACCAGATGTAGAACAGTTAGTAAAGGTTTCAGCAAGAGTAGAAATTTTTTCAAAAAGAATAGTTAAAACACCAGTATCTTGTGGACCAAATTTAGCTGGTAATTGTCTAACTGGACGTAAACTAATTATTGAAGGTCATTTAAAACAGAAGGTATTTTATGTAGCAGATTTGCCAGAGCAACCAGTTCATGCAGCTCATTTTCAAGTTCCATTTAGTGCATTTATTATAATTCCAAGTGATATTGATTCATGTACAAAATTTAGAATAATTCCTTATATTGAGGATGTATTTGTGAAGATGATAAATAAAAGAGATTTCTTTAAAAATGTAGCTTTATTCTTACAAGCTAAGAGGACTGATTGCTGCTGTTAA